The sequence GGAGGAGAGTCTCCGCTCCGCTGAAGAGGATCCGGGCCAGCTCCACCCGCCTGCGCTGCCCTCCCGAAAGGGTCTCCAGCGGCTGGCCCAGCACCCGGTCGGGCAGCCCGAGACTGGAGGCGATCGAGGCCGCCTCCGACTCGGCGGCGTATCCGCCCAGCACGTGCAGCCGGTCCTCCAGCCGCCCGTAGGCGCGCACCGCGCGGTCCCTCCTGCGCTCGTCGTCGGAGGCCATGCCGAGCTCGGCCTCGCGCAGCTCGCGCAGCACCTCGTCCAGCCCGCGCGCGGACAGGATCCGGTCGCGGGCGAGCACCTGCAGGTCGCCGGTGCGCGGGTCCTGCGGCAGGTAGCCGACGGCGCCGGTGGTGGAGACGGCGCCCGCGGCGGGCGCCCCCTCACCCGCGAGCACCCTGGTCAGGGTGGTCTTGCCCGCCCCGTTACGGCCGACGAGCCCGATCTTGTCACCGGGGTTCACCCGGAACGACGCGCCCTCGATGAGCAAGCGGGCCCCGGCGCGCAGTTCGATGTCAGAAGCTACGATCATGGTTGGAGAACACTCCCAGACTGGAAATAAACCGGCTCACCTCGCTGTGGCCGAACCCGCCGCGCCCTGTCTCTTCCGGCCCGGTTCGGCTGTCTCGCCTCATCAGGGCGGCGTCAGTCGGAAGTGCGCATACCGATCAGTGTACGGCGCACACATGAGCGCTTCTCCATGATTATTCGGGGTCGATCACCCTGATGCGGACCGCTCGGAACTGAGCGGGGGTGTCCCGGAGCACGACCAGCCGGGGATCGGGGACCGTCAGGAAGGGGTCGGTCTCCAGCGCGAAGACCGGGGCGAGCCTGCGGTCGGCCCGCAGCGCGTCCACCGAACGCCGGTCACCGCCCAGGATCACCGCCTCCAGCTCGGCCACGTGCGGGCCGAGGATCCGCAGCGCGACCTCGGCCGCCGCGTCGTGCGCCTGCCCGGCCTGATTCTCCCTGCGCCGGGCGAAGCGCTGCTGGGACCAGCCTCCCGCCGCGCTGCGGCCGTGGACCTGCCGAGACCCCACCTTGGAGGAGACGAGCTCGTCACCCTGGAAGATGCCGGCCGCGTGGCCGCCGAGCCGTACCAGCAGCACGCCGATCCGGCGCTCCGTGCGCGCGTGGGTGATGAGGCGCGCCAGCGGCCCGCCGCCGGCGGGGGTCAGCGGGGGGAAGGGCACCTGGCATTCGGCCACCGCGCCGTCGGCGCCCCGGAGCCGCACGACCCCGTCGGCGGCCGTCACGTCCGGCGGGCCGTGCCGCTCGACGAAGCCGTCCACCCAGCGGCCGAGGCGCTCGGGGCCCACCGAGACCCAGCGCCCCCCTCCCTTGGCAGGTCGTGACGTCATGGAACGGGACACTACCGGTCGGGCCTCCCCCGCCCGCCGGCTCTTCGGCTGCCGGCTCCAACGAACAGCGAAATATCGGTGAACATCACCGAACGTGGCTTATGTGATTGCTGAGAGTGGTTCATCCTCTGTACGTGGCGAGTCGAACGCATCTCCTCCCCGCCTCCGCGGCGGCCACCGTGGACATCACACCGATCGTCGATCTCGACACGGGGGGCGTCATCGCCCTCCAGGCGGTCGGCGACCACCACGGCAACGTCGCCTCCCTCGCCGGGACGCTCCTCGGCGCGGCCCGGAGCGAGATCCTGCTCCCGCTGGTGCTCGGCCTGCCGGCGGAGGCGGTGATCGGCGGTTCGGCCGCGCTGGCACCGCTCCACGAGGCGCTGCGCGTGTCCGGGCGGCGGCCCCGCGAAGTGATCCTCATGCTCCGGGGCGGCTTCTCCCAGGCCGAACGCCGGGCCCTGGTCACCGGCCTGGACGGGCTGCGCGCCATCGGCTACCTGATCGCGGTGGGCGACCTGGGGACCGGCCACATCCCGATGGACCTGCTCACCGACGCGGCGCCGTACCTGGCGGTGCTCTCCCCCGAGCTCATGGCGCGCGTCCCCCGCGACCCGCGCCGCGCGGCGCTCGCCGAGGGGCTGGCCAGGCTCGCCCGCGAGGTGGGCGCGCACGTCCTGGCCCCGGGCGTGACCGAGGAGGCGCAGCTCTCCGCGGTCCGCGGCTGGGGAGTACGGCTGGCGCAGGGCCCGCTACTGGTCCCGGGCCCGTCCGGCCGGGTCCACGTGCCGCTGCCGGTCCTCGCGCAGGAACCGGTGCAGGCCCTGCTCGGCCCCCGCGTCCAGGAGTTCCTGCTGCCCGCGGTGACCCTCCCCCACGAGGCCACCGCGGAGGACGCGGTCGGGGCCTTCGGCAGCGAGCCCTCCATCACCAGCGTGATCCTGGTGGACGAGTACCAGCGCCCGAAGGGCAGCCTCGACCGCAGCCGTTTCCTGCTGTCCATCGCCAGCCGCTTCGGCCACGCCCTGCACGGCAAGAAGCCCGCCAGGCGCCTGGCGGACTCCGCCCGCACGGTCCCCAAGACCACTCCGGCCATCGCCGCCATGCAGGTCGCCGGTCGCGACGCCGAACGCGTCTACGACGACCTGGTGGTCGTGGACGAGGTCGGCCGCTGCATGGGGATCGTCCGGGTCTCCGACCTGATCCGCCAGGTGGCCGCGGCCCGCTAGGCCCTGTACCTGCCGGACGCCCCCCCTGACCGGCTCCCGGCCCCGCGTGCTCCCTGCCTGCCGGACGCTTCCGTCCCGCCCCGCCTGCCGCTCCACCCCGCCCTGCCCTACGTGCTCCCTGCCTGCCGAGTTCGGCCTCGTCCGGTGGCGAGCCGCCATGCGGGAGGCTCGTCACCGGACGCTCCCCGCCCGTCTCCTTTACGTTGTAGATTTATCGGTGAGCGCCTCGGCCCACCTGGCCGTGTCGGTGACCTGCACGAGCCTGACGATCAGGCCGTCCCGCAGGCGCAGGTCATGGGCGAAGGCCGCCTCGTGGGTGCGGCCGGTGGCCCGCGCCGTCCCCCGGTAGTGACCGAGCACCACCACCCGGTCGGGCCCCGACCAGACCTGCTCCTCGGGCTGCGGGCCGGTGTCGAGGTGCCGGAAGACGACCCCCCAGCAGTCGCGGAGCATCGCCTCCGGCCCTCGATGGATGCCTCCGACGCCCAGCGGCATGCCCGCGCTCACCACCCCGGTGAAGTCCGGGTGCAGCGAGGCGAGGATCTCCTGCGGATCACCCGCGGCGAACCCCCCGTAGAGTCGCTCGACGGCGTTCATGATGCCTCCAACAGTTTTAGAGAGTAATCTCTATAACTATGCGCGACCCCCGGGCCGACGGCAAACCCGCCAGGACGGCCTCCATCCCTGAAATGCCCGTATGCTACAACTTAGGGTTACCTAATATGAGTTGATCGGGAGTGTGGCATATGGCAGATGACAGGCCCGCACGGAAGGCGACTCGTGGCGAGGTGAAACGGGTGGAGCAGCTCACCCCGCACATGATCCGGGTGGTGCTGGGCGGCGACGGGCTCGCGGAGTTCGGCGCGGGCGAGTTCACCGACCACTACGTGAAGCTCCTGTTCGCCCCGCACGGGGTGACCTATCCGGAACCGTTCGACCTCGCGGCGATCCAGCGTGATCTGCCCCGCGAGCAGTTCCCCACCACCCGGACCTACACCGTCCGCGCGTGGGACCCGGAGGCGGTGGAGCTGACGCTCGACTTCGTCTACCACGGCGACAGCGGCCTCGCCGGCCCCTGGGCCGCCGGGGCGCGGCCCGGCGACGAGATCCACTTCTTCGGCCCCGGCGGCGCCTACGCGCCCGACCCGCAGGCCGGCTGGCATCTCCTGGTGGGCGACGAGAGCGCGCTGCCCGCCATCGCCGCCTCGCTGGAGCGCCTGCCCGCCGGCGCCCTGGCCCACGTGTTCGTGGAAGTGGCCGGCCCCGAGGAGGAGCAGGCACTGGACACCTCCGCCGACGCGAAGATCGTCTGGCTGCACCGGGGCGGCGCGCCCATCGGCGAGGCGCTGGTCGCCGCCGTGCGCGCGCTCGACTTCCCTCCGGGCGCCCCGCACGCCTTCGTCCACGGTGAGGCCGGCTTCGTCAAGGAGCTCCGCCGCCACCTGCGGACCGAGCGCGGCATCCCGCTGCCCCAGCTGTCCATCTCCGGCTACTGGCGCCTCGGCCGCGACGACGAGGCCTGGCGGTCCTCCAAGAAGGAGTGGAACCGGCAGATCGAGGAGGAGGAGGCCGCGGCGCTGTCGTCCTGAGCCGCGACGCCGCCTCCCCGGGCGGAGCGCCGCTCAGAGGTGGATCGGCCCCCCTGGGCGGAGCGCCGCTCAGAGGTGGATCGGCCCCCTGGGCGGAGCTCCGCGCAGAGGCGGATCGGCTCCGCCCCGGGCGGCACCACGCTCAGAGGCGGCAGGCGAAGATGGCGGTGACCAGGATGGCCTTCGCGCCGATCTCCCAGAGCTGGTCCATCACCTGCTGGTGGCCCTTGCGCGGCACCATGGCGCGGACGGCGACCCAGCCCTCCCGGTGCAGGGGGGAGACCGTGGGGCCCTCCATGCCCGGGGTGAGGGCGATGGCCTCCTCGATCCGCTCGGCCCGGATGTCGTAGTCCATCATCACGTAGTCGCGCGCCACCAGCACCCCCTGCAGGCGGCGGACGAGCTGCTGCAGCCCCTGGGTCTCCACGCCGCCGACCCGCTTGATCAGCACACCTTCGGAGCGGGCGATCGGCTCGCCGAATACTTCCAGGCCCATGTTGCGCAGCGTGGTGCCGGTCTCCACGACGTCGGCCACGGCGTCGGCCACGCCCAGCCGGACGGCGGTCTCGACCGCGCCGTCCAGCTTGATCACGCGGGCTTCGACGTCCTGCTCGTCGAGGTAGGTCTCCAGCAGGCCGGCGTAGGCGGTGGCGATGCGCCTGCCCTTGAGGTCGGCGACGGAGGAGAAGGCGCCCGGGTCGGCGGCGAAGCGGAAGGTGGACTTGCCGAAGCCGAGCGGCAGGATCTCCTCGACCTGCGCGCCGGAGTCGCGGAGCATGTCGCGGCCGGTGATCCCGGCGTCCAGGGTGCCCTCGCCGACGTAGACGGCGATGTCCTTGGGACGCAGGAAGAACAGCTCACAGGAGTTGTCGGGGTCGACGACCACGAGCTCCTTGCTGTCGGTGCGGGCGCGGTATCCGGCTTCCTTGAGTATCCGCTGGGCGGCCTCGGTGAGGGCGCCCTTGTTGGGAACAGCTAGACGGAGCATGGCGTGAAGATCCTTACGTGGATGTCGGGTCCTGCGAGGCTGGAGCCGGGCGCACCGGCTCACAGATGCTTGTAGACCTCGTCCAGCCCGATCCCTTTCGCGATCATGAGGACCTGCACGTGGTAGAGGAGCTGGGAGATCTCCTCGGCCGCCCGCTCGTTCGACTCGTGCTCGGCCGCCATCCAGCTCTCGGCGGCCTCCTCCACGACCTTCTTGCCGATGGCATGGACTCCGGCGTCCAGCGCGGCCACGGTCCCCGACCCCTCGGGCCGGGTGCGCGCCTTGTCGGACAGCTCGGCGTACAGCTCTTCGAAGGTCTTCATGGTCTCTCTCGGCGTCGTCGGATGTGCCCTCCCAGAGTAATGGGCCGTCAGACCCACAGGGGTGCCCGTCCACGCTCTGGACAGGGATTGGCGATCCACCGGTCATTCGTTGACGCGGCGCCGGACCGGCCGGGCGACCACCGCCCCGGCCGGGCCGCAGCGGCTCCAGCACGCCCGTCCACGGCCCTGTGCCGTCGTTGACGACGGCCACGGCACCGTCCTGGACCGTGAGGGCCGGTCGGCGTGGACACGGCGCAGCGCGTACCACAGCGGCTTGCGGCGGCCGTCGCCGTCGATCGCGGTCCAGGAGGTGACCGGCTGGCGGTCACCGGAAACCACACCGCCGCGCGGCCGCGCCACGCAGCCCCGGCAGGTGCCTTCCGGGATGTCCGCCGGCGGCGCGACCGTCGCCCCGGGCCCCGGACACGACGGAGGGGCCGGTACGGCGACTGCCGTACCGGCCCCTCCTGGGTCAGCTGGGTCGACCGGCCGCCGTAACGGCCCGCGATCTGATCAGCCGGGTTGTCGGTCCGCGGGTCCGGCCGGCCGCCGTGGCGGCCTGCCGTTCGGCCCGCGGGCGTGGATCAGCGGCCGTAGCGGCCCGCGGCGTGGTCGCCCTGGCGGCCACCGCGGAAGCCACCGCCACGGCTGTCGCCGCGGCCGTCGGAACGGCCCTCGGCGCGGAAAGCGCCGCCCTGGCGCTCGCCGCTGCGGAACGGCTCACGCCGCTCGCCGGCGCGGTAACCGCCGCCACCGCCGGCGGGGCGGTCGCCGCGGAACGGCTCGCGGTCGCCCGCGGGACGGTCACCACGGTAGCCGCCGCCGCTGGAGCGGTCGCCGCGGTAGCCGCCGGAACGCTCGGAGCGGTACTGGCCGCGCACGTCGCTCACGCTGCCGTTGCCACCGCGCTCGCCACCACGGGCGGCGTCGCCGGCGGAGCGCTCGCGGGGCTGGTGGCCCTCGCCGCCGTGGGCGGGACGGTCACGGAAGCGGCGCGGACCGCGGCCACCGCCGTTGCCGCCGAAACCGCGACGCTCGCGCTGCTTGGCGGCCGGAGCCGAGGGCTCCCAGACCGGGATCGGCTCGCCGCTGGGCTGGCGCGCACCGGCGACCTCCTCCAGGCGCGGGTGGCCCGGCGTGGCCTTGAGACGGAAGGGCTTGATGCCCGCGCGGCGGGTCATCGCGTCGGTGGAGCGGCGCTCGTTGGGGAGCACCAGCGTCATGACGGTGCCCTTCTCCCCGGCGCGGGCGGTACGGCCGCCGCGGTGCAGGTAGCTCTTGTGGTCCTGCGGCGGGTCGACGTGCAGCACGAGGCTGATGTTGTCGACGTGGATGCCGCGGGCCGCGACGTCGGTGCAGACCAGGACGTTGATCGCACCTTCCTTGAACTCGGCCAGGATGCGGGTGCGCTGGTTCTGGCGCTT comes from Streptosporangium roseum DSM 43021 and encodes:
- a CDS encoding acVLRF1 family peptidyl-tRNA hydrolase; translation: MTSRPAKGGGRWVSVGPERLGRWVDGFVERHGPPDVTAADGVVRLRGADGAVAECQVPFPPLTPAGGGPLARLITHARTERRIGVLLVRLGGHAAGIFQGDELVSSKVGSRQVHGRSAAGGWSQQRFARRRENQAGQAHDAAAEVALRILGPHVAELEAVILGGDRRSVDALRADRRLAPVFALETDPFLTVPDPRLVVLRDTPAQFRAVRIRVIDPE
- a CDS encoding EAL domain-containing protein gives rise to the protein MASRTHLLPASAAATVDITPIVDLDTGGVIALQAVGDHHGNVASLAGTLLGAARSEILLPLVLGLPAEAVIGGSAALAPLHEALRVSGRRPREVILMLRGGFSQAERRALVTGLDGLRAIGYLIAVGDLGTGHIPMDLLTDAAPYLAVLSPELMARVPRDPRRAALAEGLARLAREVGAHVLAPGVTEEAQLSAVRGWGVRLAQGPLLVPGPSGRVHVPLPVLAQEPVQALLGPRVQEFLLPAVTLPHEATAEDAVGAFGSEPSITSVILVDEYQRPKGSLDRSRFLLSIASRFGHALHGKKPARRLADSARTVPKTTPAIAAMQVAGRDAERVYDDLVVVDEVGRCMGIVRVSDLIRQVAAAR
- a CDS encoding nuclear transport factor 2 family protein; the protein is MNAVERLYGGFAAGDPQEILASLHPDFTGVVSAGMPLGVGGIHRGPEAMLRDCWGVVFRHLDTGPQPEEQVWSGPDRVVVLGHYRGTARATGRTHEAAFAHDLRLRDGLIVRLVQVTDTARWAEALTDKSTT
- a CDS encoding siderophore-interacting protein, encoding MADDRPARKATRGEVKRVEQLTPHMIRVVLGGDGLAEFGAGEFTDHYVKLLFAPHGVTYPEPFDLAAIQRDLPREQFPTTRTYTVRAWDPEAVELTLDFVYHGDSGLAGPWAAGARPGDEIHFFGPGGAYAPDPQAGWHLLVGDESALPAIAASLERLPAGALAHVFVEVAGPEEEQALDTSADAKIVWLHRGGAPIGEALVAAVRALDFPPGAPHAFVHGEAGFVKELRRHLRTERGIPLPQLSISGYWRLGRDDEAWRSSKKEWNRQIEEEEAAALSS
- the hisG gene encoding ATP phosphoribosyltransferase; the protein is MLRLAVPNKGALTEAAQRILKEAGYRARTDSKELVVVDPDNSCELFFLRPKDIAVYVGEGTLDAGITGRDMLRDSGAQVEEILPLGFGKSTFRFAADPGAFSSVADLKGRRIATAYAGLLETYLDEQDVEARVIKLDGAVETAVRLGVADAVADVVETGTTLRNMGLEVFGEPIARSEGVLIKRVGGVETQGLQQLVRRLQGVLVARDYVMMDYDIRAERIEEAIALTPGMEGPTVSPLHREGWVAVRAMVPRKGHQQVMDQLWEIGAKAILVTAIFACRL
- a CDS encoding phosphoribosyl-ATP diphosphatase, whose translation is MKTFEELYAELSDKARTRPEGSGTVAALDAGVHAIGKKVVEEAAESWMAAEHESNERAAEEISQLLYHVQVLMIAKGIGLDEVYKHL